A portion of the Stegostoma tigrinum isolate sSteTig4 chromosome 44, sSteTig4.hap1, whole genome shotgun sequence genome contains these proteins:
- the LOC132207039 gene encoding histone H4 has product MSGRGKGGKGLGKGGAKRHRKVLRDNIQGITKPAIRRLARRGGVKRISGLIYEETRGVLKVFLENVIRDAVTYTEHAKRKTVTAMDVVYALKRQGRTLYGFGG; this is encoded by the coding sequence ATGTCTGGAAGAGGCAAAGGAGGCAAAGGCCTGGGAAAAGGCGGAGCGAAGCGGCACCGCAAAGTGCTCCGTGATAACATCCAGGGCATCACGAAACCAGCCATCCGGCGCCTGGCTCGCCGTGGCGGGGTCAAGCGCATCTCGGGCTTGATCTACGAGGAGACCCGCGGGGTGCTGAAGGTTTTCCTGGAGAATGTGATCAGGGATGCGGTGACCTACACTGAGCACGCCAAGCGCAAGACGGTGACTgccatggatgtggtgtacgcTCTGAAACGCCAGGGCCGCACGCTGTATGGATTCGGCGGCTGA